One part of the Aliivibrio fischeri ATCC 7744 = JCM 18803 = DSM 507 genome encodes these proteins:
- a CDS encoding NADPH-dependent 2,4-dienoyl-CoA reductase, with translation MSYPHLFQPLDLGFTQLKNRVLMGSMHTGLEESNDGFKKLSAFYAARAKGGVGLIVTGGFAPNFRGRLTPFSAQFSSSRTAEKHKVLTQAVHDNDGKIALQLLHAGRYAMHPLALSASDIRAPIGMFTPSQMSERQIQKTIRDFANSANFAKQANYDGVEIMGSEGYLINQFICARTNVRYDNWGGSYQNRIRFPLEIIKAIREKVGADFIIIFRLSMLDLVEQGSTFDEVVELAQELEKAGVTILNTGIGWHEARIPTIATQVPRAAFSWVTEKLKDKVSIPLVTCNRINTPEVAENILATGQADMVSMARPFLADPEFVNKAEQNKAELINTCIGCNQACLDHVFKAKRATCLVNPQACYETELVLEPSSKTKSIGIIGAGMAGLSCAVSLAERGYQVTVFERNERIGGQFNLAMQIPGKEEFKETIRYFTNKLDHKNIIVKLNYSVEMDELRKFDEVVVATGVKPRTPQLEGSEHPKVIDYQVYIKTQPTLGQKVAVVGAGGIGVDVATMITEPENQTLETWLQDWDIDKNIEFEGGLKPQDTYKPTREVWLMQRKKGSIGKGPGKTTGWIHKRTLEKRGVNMLAGVEYLKVNDDGLYIRHNDEVKLLDVDHVIMCAGQVSVNELAEALTINEIKHHVIGGADYAGELDAKRAIRQGVELASKL, from the coding sequence ATGAGCTACCCACATTTGTTTCAGCCGTTAGATTTAGGATTTACTCAGTTAAAAAACCGAGTACTGATGGGATCCATGCATACTGGTCTTGAAGAGAGTAATGATGGATTTAAAAAGTTATCTGCTTTTTATGCCGCAAGAGCAAAAGGTGGTGTTGGGCTCATTGTCACAGGTGGTTTTGCTCCAAATTTTCGAGGGCGGTTAACTCCATTTAGTGCCCAATTTAGTTCGTCTCGTACGGCAGAAAAGCATAAAGTGCTAACGCAAGCTGTGCATGATAATGATGGTAAGATTGCTCTTCAGTTATTGCATGCAGGTCGTTATGCCATGCATCCACTTGCATTAAGTGCTTCAGACATTAGAGCCCCCATTGGGATGTTTACTCCATCTCAAATGAGTGAGCGTCAAATTCAAAAAACAATCCGTGATTTTGCGAATAGCGCTAATTTTGCTAAGCAGGCAAATTATGATGGTGTTGAAATCATGGGATCTGAAGGGTACTTAATTAATCAATTCATCTGTGCCCGTACTAATGTTCGTTATGACAATTGGGGAGGGAGTTATCAAAATAGAATTCGTTTTCCTCTCGAAATCATTAAAGCGATAAGAGAAAAAGTAGGTGCAGATTTCATAATTATTTTTCGTTTATCTATGCTTGATTTAGTTGAGCAAGGTAGCACATTTGATGAAGTCGTTGAGCTTGCACAAGAATTAGAAAAAGCAGGCGTTACTATATTAAATACCGGAATAGGTTGGCATGAAGCTCGTATTCCAACCATCGCCACCCAAGTACCAAGAGCGGCGTTTAGTTGGGTAACTGAAAAATTAAAAGATAAAGTATCGATACCTTTGGTTACTTGTAATCGAATCAATACGCCAGAAGTAGCAGAAAATATATTAGCAACAGGTCAGGCGGATATGGTGTCAATGGCTCGTCCATTTTTAGCCGATCCTGAGTTTGTAAATAAAGCGGAACAAAATAAAGCGGAACTCATCAATACGTGTATCGGATGTAACCAAGCTTGCCTCGACCATGTGTTTAAGGCAAAAAGAGCAACTTGCTTAGTTAATCCTCAAGCGTGTTATGAAACAGAATTAGTCTTAGAACCAAGTAGTAAAACGAAATCTATAGGGATCATTGGTGCTGGGATGGCAGGTTTATCCTGTGCTGTTTCATTGGCTGAACGTGGTTATCAGGTCACGGTTTTCGAGCGTAATGAGCGTATTGGTGGTCAATTTAATTTAGCGATGCAGATCCCTGGTAAAGAAGAGTTTAAAGAGACCATTCGTTATTTTACCAATAAGCTCGACCATAAGAACATTATCGTAAAATTAAATTACAGTGTTGAAATGGATGAATTACGCAAATTTGATGAAGTTGTCGTAGCAACAGGGGTGAAACCAAGGACTCCTCAATTAGAAGGTAGTGAGCACCCTAAAGTGATTGATTATCAAGTCTATATTAAAACCCAACCGACATTAGGGCAAAAAGTGGCGGTCGTTGGTGCAGGAGGAATAGGTGTTGATGTCGCCACAATGATAACTGAACCGGAAAATCAGACATTAGAAACATGGTTACAAGATTGGGACATTGATAAAAATATTGAATTTGAAGGTGGATTAAAGCCCCAAGATACCTATAAACCAACTCGAGAAGTGTGGCTTATGCAACGTAAAAAAGGAAGTATTGGTAAAGGCCCAGGTAAAACAACAGGCTGGATTCATAAGCGCACATTAGAAAAACGTGGCGTTAATATGTTAGCAGGCGTTGAATACTTAAAAGTGAATGATGATGGTCTTTATATTCGACATAATGATGAGGTTAAGTTGTTAGATGTCGACCATGTCATTATGTGTGCAGGGCAGGTGTCTGTTAATGAGTTAGCTGAAGCATTAACAATAAACGAAATCAAGCATCATGTTATTGGTGGGGCTGATTATGCCGGTGAACTGGATGCGAAAAGAGCGATTCGTCAAGGAGTAGAGTTGGCTTCAAAGTTATAG
- a CDS encoding DNA topoisomerase III has protein sequence MSRLFIAEKPSLGRAIAAGLAKPQKNQQGYIECGNGDIVTWCIGHLLEQVEPDAYDDKYKSWRMEHLPIVPEQWQLRPRKASSKQLTVIRKLLKNATQVVHAGDPDREGQLLVDEVLDYLKLSKTKKAATQRLLISDLNLPAVKRALTSMRSNQEFIPLSISALARSRADWLYGMNMTRAYTLLGQRGGYQGVLSVGRVQTPVLGLVTRRDEKIANFVPKAYYTLDALIPYQNDQLNDGVPFDIRAKWKPSEACQPWQDEEGRVLNLKLVENVAQRIANQPATVTKAENKETKQNAPLPYSLSSLQIDAAKRYGLSAQQVLDACQALYEKHKLITYPRSDSRHLPKDHYKQREQVCAAIGNNDKQLSPAVTKADLSLKSRAWNDGKVDAHHAIIPTPKSSGSAGLSGHEEKVYHLIARQYLMQFYPAAVYAEAELVFDIAGGVFVAKGKQMLFAGWRALLGKVQSQNSDDDVASKVPPLNKGEVRICREGEIKHRMTEPPKHFTEATLLQAMTGIARFVEDKELKKILRDTDGLGTEATRAGILDTLFKRQLLTRNGKSIHASEAGRGLIHALPNEATYPDMTAHWEFQLQGMTEKTHAYRPFMSELEIKVTNFMQGVQQGPVPESLRTLKSPAKPQFKRKRKAKKS, from the coding sequence ATGTCACGATTATTTATTGCCGAAAAACCAAGCCTTGGCAGAGCAATTGCCGCAGGCCTAGCAAAACCACAAAAAAACCAACAAGGTTACATCGAATGCGGCAATGGAGATATTGTGACATGGTGTATTGGTCACCTATTAGAGCAAGTTGAACCCGATGCGTATGATGATAAATATAAATCATGGCGTATGGAGCATTTACCTATCGTGCCAGAGCAATGGCAACTTAGACCAAGAAAAGCCTCTAGCAAGCAATTAACGGTAATTCGAAAGTTGCTAAAAAATGCAACGCAGGTTGTTCACGCGGGTGACCCTGATAGGGAAGGTCAGTTGTTAGTGGATGAAGTGCTGGATTATTTAAAATTATCTAAGACAAAGAAGGCTGCAACTCAACGTTTATTGATCAGTGATTTAAACCTTCCTGCGGTGAAGCGTGCGTTGACTTCTATGCGAAGTAATCAAGAGTTTATTCCTCTCTCTATTTCGGCCTTAGCTCGTTCTCGTGCCGATTGGTTATATGGTATGAATATGACACGAGCTTACACATTATTAGGTCAACGAGGTGGTTATCAAGGTGTATTATCAGTAGGAAGAGTACAAACTCCTGTTTTAGGTTTGGTTACTCGCCGTGATGAAAAAATTGCTAATTTTGTACCAAAAGCGTATTACACGCTAGATGCCCTTATTCCTTATCAGAATGATCAATTAAACGACGGTGTTCCTTTTGATATCAGAGCAAAATGGAAACCTAGTGAAGCGTGTCAGCCATGGCAGGATGAAGAGGGACGAGTTCTTAATCTTAAACTGGTTGAAAATGTTGCTCAGCGCATAGCGAATCAACCGGCGACAGTAACTAAAGCTGAAAATAAAGAAACCAAACAAAATGCGCCTTTACCATATTCTTTATCGTCGCTTCAAATTGATGCGGCAAAACGTTACGGATTAAGTGCACAGCAAGTGCTAGATGCGTGTCAGGCATTATATGAAAAACATAAATTAATAACTTATCCTCGTTCAGATAGTCGCCATTTACCAAAAGATCATTATAAACAGCGTGAGCAAGTGTGTGCTGCGATAGGAAATAATGATAAGCAACTATCACCTGCCGTTACAAAAGCCGACCTTTCACTGAAGTCGCGAGCTTGGAATGACGGTAAGGTGGATGCTCACCATGCCATTATTCCAACACCGAAATCCAGTGGTTCAGCTGGCTTATCTGGCCATGAAGAAAAAGTTTATCATTTGATTGCTCGCCAATACCTAATGCAATTTTATCCTGCTGCGGTTTATGCTGAGGCTGAATTGGTGTTTGATATTGCTGGTGGGGTGTTTGTTGCAAAAGGAAAACAAATGCTGTTTGCTGGCTGGCGAGCTCTGCTTGGCAAAGTGCAATCTCAAAATAGTGATGACGATGTAGCGAGTAAAGTTCCACCATTAAATAAAGGTGAGGTTCGCATTTGCCGAGAAGGTGAAATAAAACATCGGATGACAGAACCTCCAAAACATTTTACTGAGGCGACTCTTTTGCAAGCAATGACAGGTATTGCACGCTTTGTGGAAGATAAAGAACTGAAAAAAATACTAAGAGATACGGATGGTCTAGGAACCGAAGCGACTCGTGCGGGTATTTTAGATACATTATTTAAACGTCAGTTATTAACTCGAAATGGAAAGTCCATTCATGCCAGTGAAGCTGGTAGAGGGCTTATTCATGCTCTACCAAATGAAGCAACTTACCCGGACATGACCGCTCATTGGGAATTTCAGCTTCAAGGTATGACAGAGAAAACACACGCTTATCGACCTTTTATGTCGGAATTAGAAATAAAAGTGACTAATTTTATGCAAGGTGTTCAGCAAGGCCCAGTACCAGAGTCATTAAGAACATTAAAAAGCCCAGCTAAACCACAATTTAAACGTAAAAGAAAAGCAAAGAAATCTTAA